The Xenopus tropicalis strain Nigerian chromosome 1, UCB_Xtro_10.0, whole genome shotgun sequence DNA segment CTATCCTTTGTCCTTGACTGTAAAACCAGTTGGGTTGGGTGGGGCTTAATACTAtagagacactggttggggaattTCATATTGGATTTTGGACATTACAGGCAGGATAGGGTTGGGTGGCAGCTGATTGCCCTTTAAATGAAGCTATTGGTCTGCTTTATTCATCTCTGGGATGAGAAGTAGAGGGAGCTTGGATTCACCTatccagggggggggttcctgtctgaccatgggaaagagatcAGAGATACAGAGAATCTTTGTATGTGAATAAGTACTAAGAGGAGATTAGACTTATAGGGGAACTAAAGACCAATTAAAGAAGTAGGCTGAAAATGTGCAAtagtttgggcttctgtaccaacccagggcccccacagccctttagcaagatctgtgcctctgaagatgccccagtagccccccatcttcttttctgctgattccctgcccatactctgtgctgctgtcacttacctgagcttagggacccactcacaatatactgtatatacagaatacaaatggcacaatataacctgagcttagggacccgctcacaatatactgtatatacagaatataaatggcacaatataacctgagcttagggacccactcacaatatactgtatatacagaatacaaatggcacaatataacatgagttagggacccactcacaatatactgtatatacagaatacaaatggacaatataacctgagcttagggacccactcacaatatactgtatatacagaatacaaatggcacaatataacccaagcttagggacccactcacaatatactgtatatacagaatacaaatggcacaatataacctgagcttagggacccgctcacaatatactgtatatacagaatacaaatggcacaatataacctgagcttaggggcccgctcacactatactgtatatacagaatacaaatggcacaatataacctgagcttagggacccgctcacaatatactgtatatacagaatataaatgtcacaatataacctgagcttagggacccactcacaatatactgtatatacggaatacaaatggcacaatataacctgagcttagggacccactcacaatatactgtatatacagaatacaaatgtcacaatataaggctgattagtaattaatacggATACTTACTACATGGCAGCTGAGAAAcgagtgcaattagcatcagaatgtaataatcagccctgtagcatcacctctatgagacaaacctcattttctgcttgataattagtAACTCCTCctaaagctcagcttctcaacagctgcccagagcccactgagcatgtgcagtgtcatagacactttccaagatggggagccccaGTGACAAGTTctagatcattgctgctattgagatgctaaaacttgAGGCTGGTGCAGGTACATAGGTACCCTGAAGGATAACAAAATTCCATGTATTTACCATTACCTTTCAAACTGAATTTCCTCCTCTGAGCCATGAGCCCAAGGATTCCTATAACACATCATAGGAGATGTTTTTGAGGAATTCCAAGCATTGtgactcccaatatccattcccaGTAACACCAGATACACGTGTGTAGGGATGAGAAGCTGCACAGACAGTTAACCCTTTATTTAGTTACCTGGAATACAGCACTTTCCTACAGATCTTTGCTTTTCCACCATACAGAAAGCATTTTAGTAAAGTCCCAGGTAGGTATCAAGGCAATCGGGCTTCTGTTCAGTAACCGACAGCTGAAATATGTAGCACGTCCTCCTCTCACAAGAAATGGCCATTTGTATAatggggccccatagatacaagTATTTTCCTTCAGATACTGGAGCTGTGGGCCGGTACATCTCTCCCATCTTGTGACACAGCTCAGCTACAAACACTGAAGCACTTTAACCcctttgctgtgtcccccacaggAAAGTTCTTCCTTACAGGCACTTTAACATAAGCaaatacacatgtatatatatgccTCTGACAAGCTATGTTCAGAAGAGGACAGAATAAGAACAAGGAGAGGACAGTGATTATCTTTTAATGTTAGAAGTGGTTGTTCTGTACTGAATATTCTGTATAAGTGCGTGTATTAGTGCAAGTAATCATCTATACGGACTGACAGGCAGTATGGCCTCAGCAAGGACTAGAACCCATGGTACCGACAAGAAATAAGACAGGGCAATAATGAGAGTTAGATAGCAAAGCAATGGAGATTGTTCTTATGCTGGTCTCTACCAGGAGCCTTCGGCACTGATGGACCTGTGCTAATctgtatcttaaaggaacagtaacacaaaaaaagagtgttttaaagtaatatatatatattatattatattactggtacaactggtgcgtttgctacagaaaagctactatattttatataattaccctgctgtgtagccctgggggcagccaatcaagatgaaaaaaggagaaaaggcacaggttacttagcagataacagataaaaccccattatattctatagagattatctgttatctgctaagtaacctgtgccttttctccttttgaatggctgcccccggggctacacagctgctttgtttatataaactatagtaacgATGAAGCAAAACACACAAcgttaaccagtgcagggcaacagtacattatcaTTTAATTTCattgatatattttcatttattggcgttactgttcctttaaagattttGGGTACATCATGCATCCAAAAAGGTAACGTCATCATCCTCACTATTATCCAATCACACTTCAGCCTTGCTACACTGCATCACATACTTAGTGTCAGACTTCATGAATTCATAGGAGGCAGCGCAGATACATCAGGAACAATGGAGCTCCAACAGAAGTGCCTGTTACAATAGGAATATCTACCCTTGCCTGGGACTTGTTCTGTATCACCCTATTGGCCAAAGCCAAACCCAAGTGCTTAATGTCAGTTACAGACAGTAAATAATAGAGATGGGTTCCAGGAAGAGAGATGTACGCTGTGTGGCCATACAGAACTGTTGTCTCAGCGTGACACTCGCCGACTTTATGTTTTTGCCCAGAGTTCGTTCACCCCCTGGGGCTGATGGGAGGTCAGCCAAGCTCCACGCTGCTCATCAGAACATGCTTAGTGGGAATACACGCAGAGCTGGCCGCACACACACGCTTCTCGGGGGCGCAGCTGCAGCCGGGCTCTAGCAGATCAGCCGTTCGTGCAGCTCGTGCAGTTGTTCCGGGGTCAGCACAAGCTTGTGGATTTGCCCGTGTCCCGGCTGGCATGAAAGGGTCACTTTGCCAATGTAAACGgtgtcttctttcttctcttccttGGCCTGCAGGGACCGATATGAACCAATCAGAACACAGAAGACAGATGATATAGGATAGTACAGATGTTTGACATCAGAGAACATTACATTCCACTAAATAAGGGATAAAATTTGGCCCCTGAAAAGCCAGGTACTTACCTTAATAAAGTCTGAGGACGGGAAGGTGGCAAAGTCTGTGGGAACGTTCGCCCCGGGACACTGTGCCACGGTCTCCTTCATTACTTCATCCTTTTAGGGAAAGAGTAAAGAACATTTATATCTGGATGGAACAGTGCAGCACAGGCCTGTGCACATCTCTGTCTtagtggcccctgggggccaAGTCCCATCATGCATGCATCCATCTACCAATCAAGTGCAGAGCCCAATGCATCTGAAACTGGGATACCCTGGTTGTTGAACACTTACCTTTAGTTTGTCTATGGTGTCACTCAGAGACTTGAGTCGGGCCGTTTGCTCCAGGAGATGCACTGCAGGACTTCCTACCAGAGGGAATTAGAGAATGAGGAACCCCAGCTGGCAGATCAGGGCCCTTACCCATAACCACACTGGTACATACCTGCTTTCTTGTGTGCGATATCCACCACCTTGGCGTTGGCGCTCATTTGCTGCAGGGCGTCGAGCAGCTGGCTGGTCTTTCGGTACAGGGTTCCTGACAAGGCCTCCTCCCTCTGCCGGTCTTTGGGGAGGGAAAGCTTGGGCACATGCAATGCAGGCAAGGAGGCCAGATCTGCCTTTATCTGATGGGCCTGAGGATCAGATCAGAGGGGGTGGATTACACAGCTGGAGGCAAGAAGGAGACATGGGTGGGGGATGGATTGGCTCGGAAGAGCGTTTAGCAGGGAGCCGCCATTAAATTGTACCTTTAGCTTGTTGTTCTCATGCTTCAGGTGTTTCATTGAAAGCCTCAAGGCATCAATTTGCTGCAGCAGCAATGGAGAATCCTTCACTTGGACTGGGCCAGAGCCATTTAGCAAGGACTGGCCAGATGATACTCCTGTGGGAACAACATAAGGACAGTTAGAGAGAGCAATAACACAAACACAGAGGAACCCTCACTCATGCAAGCATGCATTCACATGGTGCAACAAAGCATGCATGTGTGCCCCTGTAAGCCGcactgtgctccgattggatgaATTTATTCCATACAGCTAACCAAGAAGTCTTGGGTCTCCTGGCATAACATACATGGGTTGCAGTGGTACATATACTGGACATGCAGAGTTTGTATGGGCAGCTATTGACCCAAATGAAGTGACATGTGGAACAGCACGGAAGGTTCCATGCAACCTACTAATAGCCCACTAATAACAAGGGCAGCCCTACATAAAGCCTATGGGCAGTATGAGTGTAAAGATACAGAAAGTTAGTGGTACTGAAGCTTAGAAAGTTGGACCAGAACAAATAACTAAGTTGACCagatgcaaaataaatatattatatatacacacacaagtacAAACCTAAACTAGAAAGTATGAGCCCATTTAGGATAAAACCTGAGCCCATTTCCATTAGGAGCTGCTCTCCAAGCCAGTGAATCCTATCTGCCCCACAGCTCTGATTTCCTGCACTTCCTCTCCTtggctgttctctttcccatggcTTTGGGTGTGGCTTGGTCCCAGCTTAGAAGCCAGCTAGGAAAGTGTCCCCACCCCAGGAGCAGGAGGCAGAGGGAATCAGAGCTCTATATGTAAGTACAGGGGGTGCAGCTTTATTGGATAGCAGGGATATCATCCATAGCAACAAGGTTAATCTCAAGTGCACTAGTGAAATGCTGCTGTTTACCAAATGGACCGATATGTTACAAACAGTTAGGATGCTCAGGCACTGATGGTATGAGAGACAGTTCATGTATGTGCCTATCCCATGGGGACCAGCGCCTGTGGTACTGTACCTCGCTGCTCTTCCTCTGGTGTGTCAATGGGCAGGAGAGACAGAGACAAGTGCAGAGTTAAAGGAGAGACACAGAAAAGCAGAGTGAGAGAGACAGATCAGAGCACAGAGGGGCAGCAGCATCAATGGCATCATCTGGGTACAGGGGCATACCGGCCATACCCGCAACCAGAAGCCTATTCCTGTGGAAAGGTTGTTAAtgggaacaaaaaacaaaaagaaacaccCATTTTCTGGGGTACAGAgaagcaatataaaataaatgtaatactcCTACCCAAGCTAACAACATAGACGCTTTGCTCACTGGCAAACGGATTCGGCTAATTTGTAAGTGTAAAGAACATGCCAAGGGCAATTTGTGTTCCAGCTGATGTAAATGGGGAGCAGCCAAAATGTCTTTGTGCCACAGATCTAATCCACTGTAATGCAACTGGATCCAAGTCTTTGTGCGCTCCTGTGCTGCCCCCTAGTGGTCAATGTCTATATGGACAGATATGTTTTTACCCAGTTAGGGAAAGATCTGGGCACTGAGCTGCTCTTAATTTTTCCATTCAGTCCTGATATCTAGGAAACCATAATACACCGATAGCCAGACTTGTCGGAATACACAGATCATCAGATCACTTAGCAGCTCCAGTAAAGATACCATATTCAGTTCCTGAGCTCAATCAGTAATAGAATCCTGGCAACATACTTGGCTCATTAGCTAGCAAGCTCAGTGCCTAATTAGAGCCTAGGGACCTTACCCTTAGCTGATGGctaagcatgatgggagctgACTATTAGCCTATCACAGCACAAGTTTGTCTCTCACCTCCTGCAAGTCCAGATACAATAGAAGCCACACCAGATGCAGGTGAACCACGCAGGCCCTCGATAGTGCGTTTTGATTGGTTGTTGAGCCTTTGGCGGAGCTCGGCTTTCTCAGACTCCAGTTGGTCGATGTCGGCCTGGAGCGCATCCATTGTCTCCTCAAACTCTCTGTACAACAAGTTCAAGTGCATGAATGAATAAACAACACaaagaattactgtatatatcacTATAAATGCCTGTACAGGTTCCTTGAATTTAACATTACATAAGTCATACTCTATTGCCCCTGGGATTCTTACTTCTCTTTCTTCTTAAGCACAGTCTGTGTCTCCTCCAGCTTAGTCTGGATCTTCTCCACCCGATCATCAGCCTCTTTGGAGGCACTGTCCAACTTCTTCTCCAGGAGGCTGAGCCGCACATTGGCCTCACTGAGCTCCTCGCCCTGAGCAGGAGAATAAATGCCATTAACTGACTGGAATTTGGCAAGTGATGCTTAAAGCAGGTCTGGGCTGGATTCTGAATACAATAAGCCCCTCCATTCATTTACCTttatttttagagattttttCAGCTCTTTGATGACAGTCTCTCTATCCTCCAACTTCAGGCCGAGCCCTTCTGCATCAGTTATCTCTGCCCGCAGAGCCGCCGCTCTCTGTTCCACCGGAGGAGGTGACTGAAACAAGAGGCCGAATGaatatggaatcttacagcagctctTACAGCCCCAGTCTCCACCTACAGTGTAAATACGCACCTTGCTTTGAGGCTTCTCTGCATCGTACTCCCCTTCCTGCATGGCAGTGGCCATCTTATTCATGGTGGCAATCACAACACTGCAAGACTGGCGGAGGCACTcgtatgggttactgccctttGAACCATAAATCTGCAGAGAAGGGGGCAGACAGGTGTAAGAGCGGACCCCTGGAACAAGGCAAATATGTTGCTCACAATGTCAGCAGAGCACTAGGCCAAACCTGTTCGGTAGCTTTAAAGGCCACATCTTCCAGCTTCAAAGCTTGCAGGCCCTCATTTTCTCCCATAGGGGCGATCATCTGAGCGCCGGCAGCCGCCACTTCCTGGAACACGGCCACCACGCACTTGAGATATTTGCGACAATCCAGCAATGTCTCACAGACCTAGAAATCAAGGTTTGCATGTGAGGTAGGCAGGCAGAGAAACAGCAGGAATCGATAGGCAAatgtgactggttgctatggtaactgccCTGATGCATTTTAGtatctatgttagtaaattagcctatCATGTACAACAGCAGGACTCCTCTTTACACCACATCTACATCATTTCAGTTCAGAGGAGTCCCACTGCAGCCTAATATCAGTATCAGGATACATCCAGCCTGAGTCCAGCAGCTGATCACAGTCACTATGAATGATATGCAAGCTTGGCAGCAGCCATGTTGTTACAGCTGGGGGCCCCCTCCCATCGCCAGCTCTGCTTACCGGCTGTGCAAAGCTGAGAGCCGCAGGGATTCCAGCTGCCTCTGTGCCAGGCATTCGCCGTCTGATCTTCTTGCAGAACTGGCGGATATCACTGCACGAGGTCTCCAGATCCTTCAGAAGGATGGCAAAGTCCGAGCTCTCCTGCCCAACCTGCAAATGAGAGAGCTAATAATCAAACAGGCCTTCAATCTACAATACCTGGAGCTGCACTGAGCTGGGACAGTACATTAACAATACAGTATGTTCCTAATGCCCATCAAGTAGGATTAAATATAGAGTACATCTGGGCATCATGTGTTTTTTtagataaaaaagaaaatgattatttCCCAAAATGGCTCTGGTATGGTTTCAGCTTTATACCAACCTACAGGGATCTCTCAGCCCTACAGTCCCTTTGCTGGGTGCTACTTACAGGTAAGCACTGCACTACATTatctgccccagcagggggcattaCAATAAAACCCATGACACAGTCACAAGGTCACTTACGTGCAGGAAGGCTCTCAGACGGCTCACTTCGACTCCCATACAGTCCAGGGCGCTCTGGGTGAACTGCACAGAAAAAGACAGGTTTTGGTAAAGGACAGCATGTATTTAATAGAACATAACCTTGTATTAGTGTAGCACAAGGAGTCATGGATATGGTCCCAACTCTCTGCATGGGCACCCCCATGTGTTCCAACTACTGGAACCAGGCATCAAACAACCTCATTTGGGTCAAACAGTTGGGCAAGTGTTGTCTTGGCTTTGCAATTAATCTTAAATATGGAATGGGTTAGACATTATAGAAAGATTTTGGTTTTTGGCCAGCTTCCTATAATCCCCCATACAGGATAATATACATACAGGAGAATGGAAGACAGACATGTATCAGTACCAAAGCTCACACTACCTTGATGTGGTCAGACAGCTGCATAGTGCATTCCTCTGATTGGTCAGCGAGGTGGATACTGTACAGGTGCTGCAGGAAAAGAAAAGGGGAGATTAACAACACAGGACTGGGTACCCCAAGACATTCAGACACATCATACTCTCTCCCCAGATATAGGCATAAGGGCAGGGATGTGGTTGCCAGATATAAGCAAGGTAGCAATGTGCTGGGGCCCTCAAGAATATAATGGACACAGGGACAAAGTTATACTTGTACAGGAATATGGGTTTCTGACAGGTTCCAAGCTCTCTCGCATCCctttaggccaggggtccccaacctttcttactcaggagccacagtccaatgtaaaaagacttggggagcaacacaagtaccataaaagttcatagaggagccaaataagggctgtgattggctattaggggcctctatgcaccctatcagcttacaggggctttatttggtaggaaatcttgtttttattcaaccaaaacttgcccccaagtcaggaattcaaaaataactccctggtttgggggcactgagagcaacacccaaggggttggggagcaacatgttgccctgagccactggttggggatcactgctttaggctaTTATCCTGCCCGCCTCACGTACCTGATAGTACTTAATGGCCTTGGTGAGGGGCTCCACGTTGACGGTCTCATCCAGCTGGTCTTTGTGCAGCAGCTCAATGAGGAAATCCAAAGAGCGTTCATGGACACTCATCTCTGGGTACAGCATCCCGACCTTCTTATACACTTCTACGCTGCACTTATCCAGAGCCCTGAGGGGAGAGATCATAGTCACTCTCTGCACTGGGTGGCCACGGTGCTTGTATGCCAATTATTCTGAAATTTGGATAGTAATCTTGTTATAGCCCTTAGAGGCACTGGTGCCATTCTGTCTGCTGAACCGAACCCCTTTCAATATGGGAGCTGCACCTCTGTTTCCTCTCCATACTGTGTCTGGGTCGTATCACCTACAGCCCAGAAAGGTTATCAGACAAAGGGATGAGCTTCTCCTTCTGAGGGGAGGGGTGAAGCAAGTCAATAGGTTATTTAGGAAGCATTTTACTAAGGGGTTGTGAGTGACTGTGTAGTTTTTGGGAGATTTAGGAAGAAGAAGCAACAGGCACAATGAGCCGTGAAGCCCATGAAGGTTTCAAACCCCCCTGAAGGGGTGGAACCATCTTTCTCAAATGAAGGGAGGCCTAGAGACCAACATCCCTCCCACTAAGGCCCTTTGGACTCTTATGGAACCATCAACCCCACTGGATCTGTGCAACCTGGAGGAACAATAACATCAAGGACCCCAGTATACCTGTGGCTTGTCTACACATGGACTATCTGTGGGGCACTCTGGgtaaatcctgccagttggtGGCACTTACTCTTTTGAACTTATGGCTTAAAATGGCACCAATATCTCGTGCTATTACTGATTCACATTACTAGAGAATTCTTTCCCGACCCCTAAGTTCTtttgcctgataaatataccattATGGTTTATGGGTCAGACAGGCCGGTTACACGTGGCATCATGAGTTGGGCGGTGCCACTATAAACACACCCGCTTTATTCAGCTCCGGCTGCCTGGGTCCTATCAAAGCTTTTTATTAAAGAACAACAAACAGCAAATCCTATTGCCGACGCTTGTACAGGACGTAACGTCACTAATCTGTCCCACATATGGCACGTTGCACAATACCCTTTACCTTCATATGATCCTGCCTGTCAGGCTGAATGGCCACTTGAATATTAATTGGCCTGAAATGCTGCTAAACTATAACTTTCAGCAATCTGCCAACGGCTTCAGTCCATAAATAAGAACTAAAGTGCTTTCTACGGGCTGCACAGCTGCACATAGCAAGTGATCCAGCTACTATAAGGTATAATCACCCCCTAACCATTTATAAACCCTTAATCTGGATTAGAGTCGCCTCTGTGCATATTTACAAGATGCAGACTGCCAATAATCCTCCATCCTTACCATGATAGTTAGGCAGATTACACAGACCCACATAAATCCTGATAAAGTACAACTGCCTGGGTAGATATTACATTTATTCCCAGCAGCCTTCTCTCAAATTAATATATAGAGAGTGATGGCTGCCAGATTCATTGTGCTTTCTGCACACTATTCTAGCGCAGGAAGGCCTACTCTGCAGCCCTCCCTCTGTCTTGTTGGGAACAGGAAGCAGTACATTCCTTtcttgcggctattctttttagGAGTTTACTTTTGTCTGAATTATTTACTGAGTATGCATAGAATCTAAAAGGAAGCTTGATGGATTAGGCTGATGCCATACAGGGCAGAAAAATGCAGGGCAAGTTCACTACatttttttagctttaatattggtatgtaggtgCGATCTCAGTTCatagtgcctgagtctgagctttcagaaggagccagcgctacacattagaactgctttcagctaacctattgtttctcctactcccatgtaactggaggagtcccaagctggacttggatttcttactattgagtgctattctgatacctactgggagctgctaccttgctcccttcccattgttctgctgatcggctgctgggagggggggggaatattgctccaacttgcagcgcagcagtaaagtgtgcctgaagtttatcagagcacaggtcacatggctgtggcaccctgggaaatgaagactatggctagccccacacAAAATCAACtataaaaaatctttttgtgtttttgaaaaacagattacaatgcaggattctgcaggagaagctctattaactgatgggttttgtgaaaaaaaatgttttcccatgtcagtattcctttaatatcacTTTTTTTTAGCACCATGAACACACTCTAGCAGCAACAGCACTTGATAAGCATTTAATGAATTTATGCCAAACAGCACCATCCTATGGCTATAGAATAGTGAAAACCCCAGAATGTGTACGCTACACTTACTGCTCATATTTGTGTAGTGTGGCCTGCAGGAGGGTCAGGGAATAGACCAGTCCAGCTGCAAAGCTCATCTGCTCCCCTACGGCTCCTCTCATGCCGCTCTTCTGCTCGCTCGCCTCCGACAGCTCAAACTTCTCCTGCGCCTGCTTGCTGATCAGCTCCGCCTGTAGGGATGGGCACAGGGCTCAATGCATTATATGTGGCTCGTCGAGTTACATAACAAATGGGTTTAATGCAGGGACCACCTGGCACAGTGATCCTTTTAAGCCTTGCTCCCCTTCCTTTATGTAATGCAGAGCAGGGAAATATTATGGCCCAGATTCCATGGGCACCGGCACGGGCCTCTCATAACCCAGGGGGACTGAATCTAATTAATGAAGCCAAGCTATTAGTGAAATAATGTCCCAATAAAGCAACACTATTGTCGATTTAATAAACGGTTAGGGTAATGCCAGGTGGGACATACTGCCGCCCTTGCAACTAGAAACCCAAATACTTTTTAGTTGCAGAAAATGGGAATTGCCTTATTGAAACAACGTTTCCTGACTGGCCTGGATGTGATGTAGGAACTTACCTTGCAGATCAGTCTAGGGATCAGTAGGAGCACCAGAATGCAGTCATGGTCCCCTCCGTGTCGCAGGAAGCTGTCTGGCATAAAGGATGTTAGCAGGGACACATGCCGATTGGCCTGACTAACCTCCATCTTTCTCAGCTCCATCTCAATGGcctttaggaaaaaaaataaaggcagttATTTACCAATAACACTCACTAACCGCTGGTTctcacctctcactccgcacttactgtcactttacacacctacatgaactctaatgccatgctagttaccctgaccttacgtctcagccctcccttttagaatgtaagctcttgcgagcagggccctccccctggtgtctccgatcctcatccaaatgtaactgcaaaccatttttgtgaattgtttatatgtacatgttaactgttctgtctgtTGTAcctctctattctgtaaagcgctgcgtaaattgatggcgctatataaataataataagagaCGTCAATAAGAGAGGCAATGCTTGAGTCACTCTTCTCAAAAGTCAGCCATAACCCAGAAATGATCTGCCTGAGCTCTATGGCTTCTAAGAAAAAACAGCTTGGGACAGAAGGGGTATGCTCCCCTAATGCTATGCTTTCAGTATACTAGGATAAATAACCCAGTTATGAGCAGAGATGTGTGGGCCAGCAGCATGAAAGGGCCACTAACTGATTAGACGGGCAGGATggtgcactgaatgtaaggaAAGTCACCTTTGCGTGGGCCTTGGTCTCCGCAAACTTAATCTTGAAGTCAAACATTTCTGGCGACGGCTGCTGTTCCTTCTCCACCGAGGCCTCTTGCTGGTTCCTCAGCTCACGGTTCACTTCCTGCAAAGCAACATGAATAAGAGAAAGGCCAGTGAAAAGGCGGCAGTTTGTGAGTTCATGCATGGAGGGTGGGCACAGTAAGCAACGATAATCCCAGCACCGGATTTATTATTAgtcttaaaggggtgggttcaccttcagtatgttatagaatggcccattctttaAACTTTtcaacttaaaaataaatattgaatagtttttgaattatttgccttcatcttctgactctttgcagctttcaaatgggggtcactgaccccggcagccaaaaaacgattgctctgtgaggctccagttctattgttattgttagaaTTGTTATtgtcagaatagcattctctacatcagggttccccatctttttttttaacttgtaaaaAAGTGTagtgaaaaagttctttggtgatgccaaataagggctgtgattggctatttggtgtctctgtgcttccaaaacttgcctcaaagccagaaatgtaaaactggccactgggagcaacatcaaagcagttggtgagcaacatgttgcccccgagctactggttgggggaTCGCTGCACTACATCatacaagttaatttaaaggtgaacaacccctttaaagaacaatGCCCCAAAGCAACGCTAAACACATTACCTGCAAGTGAGCAGTCAGGT contains these protein-coding regions:
- the dctn1 gene encoding dynactin subunit 1 isoform X10 gives rise to the protein MSVEATGKPLKVGSRVEVIGKGYRGTVAYVGATLFATGKWVGVILDDSKGKNDGTVQGRRYFTCEENHGIFVRQSQIQVIEDGADTTSPETPEPAASKGLKKDVSETPKSSKLPTRPSSSAASSGTAGASGSASASCGEISSSEPSTPAQTPLAAPIIPSPSSAILSPVAPLPGPGPTKEEENLRAQVKDLDEKLETLKMKRAEDKAKLKELEKSKLQLEQLQEWKSKMQEQQADVQRQLKEAKKEAKEALEAKERYMEEMADTADAIEMATLDKEMAEERAESLQQEVDTLKDKVEELKIDLEIFKHEIEEKGSDGAASSYQVKQLEEQNARLKEALVRMRDLSASEKQEHVKVQKQMEKKNTELDTLRQQKEKLQEEASLMEKTIDELKEQVDAALGAEEMVETLTERNLDLEEKVRELRETVSDLEAINEMNDELQENARETELELREQLDMAGARVREAEKRVEAAQETVADYQQTIKKYRDLTAHLQEVNRELRNQQEASVEKEQQPSPEMFDFKIKFAETKAHAKAIEMELRKMEVSQANRHVSLLTSFMPDSFLRHGGDHDCILVLLLIPRLICKAELISKQAQEKFELSEASEQKSGMRGAVGEQMSFAAGLVYSLTLLQATLHKYEQALDKCSVEVYKKVGMLYPEMSVHERSLDFLIELLHKDQLDETVNVEPLTKAIKYYQHLYSIHLADQSEECTMQLSDHIKFTQSALDCMGVEVSRLRAFLHVGQESSDFAILLKDLETSCSDIRQFCKKIRRRMPGTEAAGIPAALSFAQPVCETLLDCRKYLKCVVAVFQEVAAAGAQMIAPMGENEGLQALKLEDVAFKATEQIYGSKGSNPYECLRQSCSVVIATMNKMATAMQEGEYDAEKPQSKSPPPVEQRAAALRAEITDAEGLGLKLEDRETVIKELKKSLKIKGEELSEANVRLSLLEKKLDSASKEADDRVEKIQTKLEETQTVLKKKEKEFEETMDALQADIDQLESEKAELRQRLNNQSKRTIEGLRGSPASGVASIVSGLAGEEEQRGVSSGQSLLNGSGPVQVKDSPLLLQQIDALRLSMKHLKHENNKLKAHQIKADLASLPALHVPKLSLPKDRQREEALSGTLYRKTSQLLDALQQMSANAKVVDIAHKKAGSPAVHLLEQTARLKSLSDTIDKLKDEVMKETVAQCPGANVPTDFATFPSSDFIKAKEEKKEDTVYIGKVTLSCQPGHGQIHKLVLTPEQLHELHERLIC